The genome window AACGAATGTcaaatgatgaaataaagaaaattttgagattatataattcaatatTTCCCACATAAAGTGTTATGAGTATGTTGctgaaatattttctacAAATCTTTCTGATAAATATCATAACAAATGTGATACGAATATTTCATTGTGTTAATTTTAACAATATGCATATGAATTCACAAGGCAATGTTTTGAGAACCtctaataaaatttttccacattttaataatataaataacaaaaaaataaaccaatcaaatttgtatttgtttataaactatcaccatttatatatacaacaaaaaaatatcaatttttttaaaaacaataatcgtatatattcacaatattataaaaatgaaccATTTTATAATACATCAAACCCTATATTTAACTATGAAATTTTggatttaattaaaatttatggAAGATTAGCTGATCATTCTGAACATATATCtcaaaatataagtatagacataaataaaaataaatttaatgaaGTACCAAAAGATAGTAAAAACtataattatacaaataGCAATTcaattaaagaaaatgaaaatgatggAACTAAACAGAGTATTATATATCGTATTTTGAAACgagttttttatttttttcaaggaaaaaatataaatgatataaagaaaaaaggaTATTGGTTTGATcactttttaaaatatggaGAAATGAATTATGcagattttaaaaaatctattaaacttttaaaatttaaatggCCAAAAGATGCAATATTCCCATCatacaatattttcttattcGAAAAAGGAATAAGTAAAAATTCTGATTCTCCACAAATTAGAACAAAAgtagaaaattatttgcaATGTCAAGATATAAATGAGCATCTTTTGAAAACCtgtttttattgttttggTAATGGAAAGGAACATATAACTGCATATGATGTTCTTGATACTTTTCGAAAGTGGcataattatgaaaaaaacaaaaaaaaatttaaaaacaatgaaaaagaaGGCGATTATATAGACTggtttattttcaaaaataaaatcgaTTTATGTGCAATTAAAATGCACGAATcagtataatttttttttaatcttatttaggaaaaaaaaagtcaCTATTATAAATAACCTTTGAAGAAATATACTACTAATATTACTAACTGTCTAGTGTGTgcaaatttattatcaaattaaaaaaaaagaaataatataacatgatattatttcatttcgTATGATTTCCTAAgttatacaaataattaaaatgatacaaatattaaaatcttagtatttgaattaattttaattacttccctcttttttttatgtttgtTTTGTTCTACAACGGTTTAAGACAAAACTTGTATTCTAATTgacttttttattttttatgtatttttttattttatttttcatttttcacGACCCACAGTGAGCATAGTTCCTTCCCACTCGTTAAACATTCCAAATTGttaaaagataaatatataattaaaaaaaattcgtAATAGTTATCTACATTGctaaacaataaaaatgtatattctcttcatttttcaaaataaaaaaatgtggaTAATGTTTTGCTATCAAAAATGTGGAAcatcaataaaaataggaaataaaataattaaaggaaaacaaaatgtagaaaaaattatatattaataatttttataaatacaataatgtataagaaaaaatataaataattcaaataacATAAAACATTATAAATGGTACATATATGCTTCAACTTGGccatgaaaatattatactaAAAATCGTAATGTAATAACACGCATACAATATTATTCCTAAGTATGTGTGTAGCCATGCAATGCAGCCATGcctacatatatatatgtttatatactCATATATCAACACATGAGTTTGTATGAACAAGTGTATGTATTACACACATATTTCTTCAAATGTGTGCAAATGCATTAGTATAATACTTTGTggcatatataataatataaattattaaataaaaaaaaaatttaattattttttttttttaacaaaaatttcACAActaaaaaatcataaaaatgtgaaaataaaaacataaaaataacaatagtataataatactaCTTAAATAATAGCAAAGAGTTAAAATAGGAACAAATTGTAAtagaattttatttttaatcaaTGTATTCTCAATATTTCATACCATTATAAGTCAAAGTATATTTGATTTCTTTTCCATTTTAACATGATTTAATTGGTATGTAGTTTATATGGTAgcaataaattaaattatttttttttgttcacaattttttctttgctTCTGTTACTTTTGTATGGAGGGGTATATTGAAAAttcttttttgttaatCTTAAAATAGATGCACcaaacatataaatagaACCAAAATTTTCTAACCATATAGACTTATATAATGCATGTGATCCAATTGTagaattaataataatttcagACCACACagaattttcaaaattataaaaaaataaatcgtTTTTTGGTAATGTTGAATTTTTGCATTCCCCTCctaatataaacatataatcATTTATGATAATACTACTATGCCTATATCTTTTTTCTGGTATATTTCCTTTACCTAGAATTTCAAAACATGCATTTgtttcaatattatataaatataaattattacaaaaatttaaatttattttatttttattaaaactataataatttattccaccaaatatatataaattatttttataataattacatGTATGACCTGCCCTTCTACCTAGCCATTTCaactttttcatttttatatttttttttatcatttcacatatatatttgcattTTGCATTTTTCCTACAATTAATACAACTCCCTTTCACcttttcattatcattCTTCACTTCTTCATTTATGTTTGAATTATCAATGAATGGGCTAAGATATGCATTGCTACTATTTCCTAAACAATGATTACTTTTTTCATCACTTAATATACTTACCGAATCAAAAATGAGATTATACAAATTATCTTTATCATTACCTTGGCTACtggtatttttattatatttttcaactgtattttctattttttttttttttttttttgaaacaTTATTGCTTATTTCTAAGCCAGTAAATAGCTGTTCATCGATGTGatgttcatttttatttgtccCCAAATCTTTAGTAGAATAATACTCTTTTATAGTTGTAATAATTGGCGAGTTagtattattactatttttttcacacaCATTAAACTTGTCTTTTTTATTCGCATTTTCAACACTTTCAACATTTTTAACATCCTCATCGATGGGGGGAAAAAGATGGAACTGATCATTTTCACTATTTGTCGCCTCTTTtcctatattttttttttcgctAGGTATAAATGATTCGTAACTCTCTACATTAAAATCGTATAATTTATGCCATTCCTTTGAATTAATAAAGTTTTcgtaattattattattaacatgGTCATGTAAAGTGGTATTTTCCACATGAACATGTTCATAATATTCTTCGTTTATTTCAGATTTAACATCAATATTCTCACTTTTGCATTCGTGTAATTCTATCCAtttgttcatataaaaatcatatacatataaatcattatatataatatcaatatattcatttttttctttaattgtATTTCCTTTACCAccgaataaataaattaatgaacataatttttcattaacgCTACAAAGTGAAAAATAATCTCGtgcttttattatttgtttttttgaattttcatttttttcatcaccAAAAAATTCATCAAATTTAGATATCccatttacatatatatattcatctGAAATTTCTTCCTTTTCCCTTTCTGCTTCGCTATAAACCTGTTCATAATAATCAATATCCTCATTTTTACCATTTTCCATGTTATAGTTGTACATATTTAATTCTGGTTTATATCTCTCTTCTACATCAGTTTTATTAACTAATGAATTCacatgtttattttttacacatTGCTTGTTATACGATCCTGAACTAacatcattattatttttggcAAACTCCCTAATTTGCTCTTTCCttttttgttcattattattaatatctgaaatatttgatttttttttttcataactAGATATAACTATTACCCCGAAAAGggtattcatattattaatattcactttgcatatattcataaattgTGAATTGCTacttataataaataaataatcatttaaataaacCATATCcgtataatttaaaaaagaaatattatttacatatttatgtaataCATATTGCTTttcacttttatttttcatatcaTACATATTTGGAATATcaatgttatttttttttattgatatttcttcatatatatctaaaaatatgtaccatacattattatatggtgtgtataaataaatacacttttttattttatcaaaaatatatatgttatcaTTTAGCACACAAACACCATCACACCGATTTTTATAAACCTTTTTATCAAATcctatattatatatattaaattcgTAACATAATTTactattttctatattcaAGTTCATTATCCCAATTCCACTATTATGTTgcaaaattttattattattcctGTCATTACTAATATTACTATCACGGATATATAGCTTGCTATTATTCCTAATACtattaatgatatattttttttttttcgaatcTTTAATATTTCCTGATTTGTTCAGGTAGCTAGCCATTGTTTCTCtcttttcattatattcttCCTGACTATCCTCCGcatgttcatttttttttttgacaTATCTATCAATATTCCTGTCATTTACTATTAAAGTGTGTGCTGATGATTTTGATGAATGACTATTGTtactataattattattattattatcactGAAATGGCTAAtcaaattttcattttcaatattattataattatatgcattaatatttcgattatatatattcttgcTTTTGctatacaaataatttattatattcataattacATTGCTTAGTATTTCAAAAGAAAGCggtaaattaaaatattatcaaattaaataaggcgataatacaaaaaaaagagaaaattTCTGCATGTGTGATGTTTGtttcttatatttatttgtctTTGAActatttatgtattttaaatataataaactcCTTAATATGCTTGTATaaatcataatatatataactttatattttcatttttaaaataaatatatttgttgtatttatcatttagTCAAAATACTCCTTTTTTACAAGtcacaca of Plasmodium berghei ANKA genome assembly, chromosome: 6 contains these proteins:
- a CDS encoding kelch domain-containing protein, putative yields the protein MNIINYLYSKSKNIYNRNINAYNYNNIENENLISHFSDNNNNNYSNNSHSSKSSAHTLIVNDRNIDRYVKKKNEHAEDSQEEYNEKRETMASYLNKSGNIKDSKKKKYIINSIRNNSKLYIRDSNISNDRNNNKILQHNSGIGIMNLNIENSKLCYEFNIYNIGFDKKVYKNRCDGVCVLNDNIYIFDKIKKCIYLYTPYNNVWYIFLDIYEEISIKKNNIDIPNMYDMKNKSEKQYVLHKYVNNISFLNYTDMVYLNDYLFIISSNSQFMNICKVNINNMNTLFGVIVISSYEKKKSNISDINNNEQKRKEQIREFAKNNNDVSSGSYNKQCVKNKHVNSLVNKTDVEERYKPELNMYNYNMENGKNEDIDYYEQVYSEAEREKEEISDEYIYVNGISKFDEFFGDEKNENSKKQIIKARDYFSLCSVNEKLCSLIYLFGGKGNTIKEKNEYIDIIYNDLYVYDFYMNKWIELHECKSENIDVKSEINEEYYEHVHVENTTLHDHVNNNNYENFINSKEWHKLYDFNVESYESFIPSEKKNIGKEATNSENDQFHLFPPIDEDVKNVESVENANKKDKFNVCEKNSNNTNSPIITTIKEYYSTKDLGTNKNEHHIDEQLFTGLEISNNVSKKKKKKIENTVEKYNKNTSSQGNDKDNLYNLIFDSVSILSDEKSNHCLGNSSNAYLSPFIDNSNINEEVKNDNEKVKGSCINCRKNAKCKYICEMIKKNIKMKKLKWLGRRAGHTCNYYKNNLYIFGGINYYSFNKNKINLNFCNNLYLYNIETNACFEILGKGNIPEKRYRHSSIIINDYMFILGGECKNSTLPKNDLFFYNFENSVWSEIIINSTIGSHALYKSIWLENFGSIYMFGASILRLTKKNFQYTPPYKSNRSKEKIVNKKK